In a single window of the Pongo abelii isolate AG06213 chromosome 1, NHGRI_mPonAbe1-v2.0_pri, whole genome shotgun sequence genome:
- the LOC100433211 gene encoding LOW QUALITY PROTEIN: uncharacterized protein LOC100433211 (The sequence of the model RefSeq protein was modified relative to this genomic sequence to represent the inferred CDS: inserted 1 base in 1 codon), producing MGIGLVAVWHRPGTFLKEVGAGSDCSDVQSLWDTSSALSSLPLPLGRVSNTNKLKARSPSQVSCEGMGARESLSLLLLRVXCLFVCLFQILMDDKTTRIRHLLAKRKPPPPHPSSMPGHSWGHSDVAGVGMPKMELGRMTQSGRRGLRLQVSALASVGPHSFTSFAPCLSFL from the exons ATGGGAATCGGATTGGTTGCAGTGTGGCACAGACCTGGAACCTTCCTGAAAGAGGTTGGGGCAGGCAGTGACTGTTCAGACGTCCAATCTCTTTGGGACACCTCTTCAGCTCTGtcttccctgcctctgcctttaGGACGAGTCTCAAACACCAACAAACTCAAGGCACGTTCCCCCTCTCAGGTCAGCTGCGAAGGgatgggagcaagagagagcctctccctccttctacttagag tttgtttgtttgtttgtttgtttcaaatatTAATGGACGATAAAACAACACGGATTCGTCACCTCCTAGCGAAGAGGAAGCCACCGCCACCACACCCCTCAAGCATGCCCGGGCACTCCTGGGGACATTCGGACGTGGCAGGAGTTGGCATGCCCAAGATGGAGCTGGGAAGGATGACCCAGAGTGGAAGGCGTGGGCTGAGGCTCCAGGTCTCAGCTCTTGCCAGCGTCGGACCACACAGCTTTACCAGCTTTGCACCTTGCCTTTCCTTCTTGTGA